ATGGATGTGATATAACTTACTGACTAATAAATATTTACTTTATTTTTGAGTAATGTTGTGTTCATTAGGAGATTATATGGCTCAATATGAAATTGTGGTATTAGCTAATTCTATTAAGCATGGCCAACATTGTGTTGCAGGAAAATGTGTTAGTACAGGTAGATGGATAAGACCAGTTTCAAATATACAAGGTGGGGAGTTAAGTCATCAACAAGCTAAAATCAGAAACCCTCACGGTACTTTTAATGTTAAGCCATTTCAAAAAGTGCTTATGGAATTAGAAGAGCACGTCCCTCTTCCTCATCAGCCTGAAAATTATTTGATTAATGACACTGAGTGGATTCAAAATTATTCATTTAATTCTGAGCAATTGCATACTCTACTAGATTCCCCTGTAGATCTTTGGGGGACAACGAATAGAATCGATTTTACTCATATAACAGCTGGTTTGTATCTTGTGCCTCAATCGTTGTATCTAGTGCGAGTACAAAACTTAAGGCTTTATTATACCGTGGATGATAAAAGGAGAGCTTCATTCACATATAGAGGGATAGATTATGATTTTGCAGTGACGGATCCTAAATTTGATGAGATTGTAGCGAAAAATTTGCAACTGTCAGGTATTCTATGTCTGAGTTTAGGGGAACAATACTTAGGTTATTGTTATAAACTTGTTGCTACAATTTTCTGAGGGATATTATGCGTATATATACAATAGGATTTACTCAAAAGAAAGCTGAAACATTTTTTGGATACTTGAAAAAATCAAAAGTAAAAACACTAATTGATGTGCGTCTGAATAATGTATCTCAATTGGCTGGTTTTGCAAAAAAAGATGATTTGAAATTCTTTTTGAAGGAGCTATGTGGCTCAGAATATGTTCATATGCCTGAATTGGCACCAACTAAAGAAATACTTAATCCATACAAAAAAGGTGATATATCTTGGGAGATGTATGAAGATAGGTTCTTAAATTTAATGGCAAAGCGTAACATCGAACGCTTTGCAAAACTCCCGCTATTTGATCAAGGCTGTTTACTTTGTAGTGAGCACGAACCTCATTTATGTCACAGGCGTTTAGTGATAGAATACCTAAACGAACATACTGATTTAAACTTTAATGTTAAGCACCTGTACTAATGGCTAAGATATTGATTTTGTACCCTAAGCTTTTTAATTGCTATTCAAAATTTGCAAGGAAAGTGGGTAAGATAACATCGAATTTAGATGATGTGGAATTGCTTTATCCTGAAGATCCAAACAAGCTGATTGAAGTTTTTTGTTCGGAGAATATAGGTACTGTAAGTTCTAATCATTTACCAAAGTGGTCATGTGATGATATAACACATGCGATTGTTTTTGATGATGGAGAGGAATTTGTTTTAGAGTTTGAATTATTGACAAAATCTAAAATCCCTCTGAGATTTATACATATTCAGATAACTAGGGTGATTAATATAAAGTCTGATACAAAGTATAAAGCTGAAAAATGTACTCCTCACTATGAATACATTGGTAGGGGATCATACTGGGGAAATCCCTACTCAATGTTTGAGGATGGAGATCGAGATGAAGTTATCAGAAAATTCAAGTATGACTTCGATTATGATAAATTTTTAAATGTAGATAAATCAAAGGTTTATAGTTTGTCTGGGAAAAGGTTGGGATGCTTTTGTAAGCCACAGGCCTGTCATGGAGATATATTGGCTGATTTTCTGAACTCTTGGGATGATGGTAAGTAGATTTTTAAATTTATGAACTAAAGTCAATGGTGGAGGGAGTATGATTTATGCTTATATAAATCATAGTTTATGATAAACTTTTTTAGAAATTGTGATTATTAATTGATTATATTCGCAATGGTTAAAACTGACTTTTCCAATAAATCAAAT
The window above is part of the Providencia sp. R33 genome. Proteins encoded here:
- a CDS encoding dual OB domain-containing protein, producing MAQYEIVVLANSIKHGQHCVAGKCVSTGRWIRPVSNIQGGELSHQQAKIRNPHGTFNVKPFQKVLMELEEHVPLPHQPENYLINDTEWIQNYSFNSEQLHTLLDSPVDLWGTTNRIDFTHITAGLYLVPQSLYLVRVQNLRLYYTVDDKRRASFTYRGIDYDFAVTDPKFDEIVAKNLQLSGILCLSLGEQYLGYCYKLVATIF
- a CDS encoding DUF488 domain-containing protein, producing MRIYTIGFTQKKAETFFGYLKKSKVKTLIDVRLNNVSQLAGFAKKDDLKFFLKELCGSEYVHMPELAPTKEILNPYKKGDISWEMYEDRFLNLMAKRNIERFAKLPLFDQGCLLCSEHEPHLCHRRLVIEYLNEHTDLNFNVKHLY
- a CDS encoding DUF4326 domain-containing protein; its protein translation is MAKILILYPKLFNCYSKFARKVGKITSNLDDVELLYPEDPNKLIEVFCSENIGTVSSNHLPKWSCDDITHAIVFDDGEEFVLEFELLTKSKIPLRFIHIQITRVINIKSDTKYKAEKCTPHYEYIGRGSYWGNPYSMFEDGDRDEVIRKFKYDFDYDKFLNVDKSKVYSLSGKRLGCFCKPQACHGDILADFLNSWDDGK